The Paenibacillus tianjinensis genome has a window encoding:
- a CDS encoding P-loop NTPase family protein encodes MKPKLILIEGLPGSGKTTTANLIHELLTEMNLSARLFLEGNADHPADYEGVACFTAADLAELWNDHSKYKELLSERLITQGDRHFLEYRKIKQELGTDFPDVLLADVSRHDIYELPLEQNRILITERWRRFAADAIHSPDTYIFDCCFIQNPVTVGMIKYGAAKEAVISYVEELAAIAKPLKPLLIYVEQNDLDRSFRKAVHERPIEWSEGFIDYYTNQGYGAQQGYHGLEGALQVLKARKELETEIFSDLPIAKHRVDNSAYDLSGYKQALARILADHFRGQKQGIVRGIK; translated from the coding sequence ATGAAACCGAAGTTAATATTGATTGAAGGATTACCGGGCTCCGGGAAAACAACAACCGCGAACCTGATCCATGAGCTGCTCACGGAAATGAACCTTAGCGCCCGGCTGTTCTTAGAGGGAAATGCAGACCATCCTGCTGACTATGAGGGGGTCGCCTGCTTTACGGCAGCTGATCTCGCTGAATTATGGAATGACCATAGCAAGTATAAAGAGTTATTGAGTGAGCGGTTGATTACACAAGGTGACCGGCACTTTCTGGAATACCGGAAAATAAAACAGGAATTAGGAACGGATTTCCCGGATGTTCTGCTGGCTGACGTCTCCAGACATGATATTTATGAATTGCCGCTGGAGCAGAACAGGATTCTGATTACAGAGCGTTGGAGAAGATTTGCAGCGGATGCTATACACAGCCCGGACACCTATATCTTTGATTGCTGTTTCATACAAAACCCGGTAACTGTAGGGATGATTAAATATGGCGCAGCAAAAGAAGCCGTTATAAGCTATGTCGAAGAGCTGGCCGCAATAGCCAAGCCGCTTAAGCCGTTGTTGATATACGTAGAGCAGAATGATCTCGATCGTTCATTCAGAAAGGCAGTTCACGAAAGACCCATAGAATGGTCAGAGGGATTTATAGATTATTATACAAACCAGGGATATGGAGCGCAGCAGGGGTATCACGGGTTAGAAGGAGCTTTGCAGGTGCTGAAGGCCCGAAAGGAGCTGGAAACAGAAATATTCAGCGACCTGCCCATAGCCAAACACAGAGTCGATAACTCCGCATATGATCTGAGCGGTTATAAGCAGGCATTAGCAAGGATTCTGGCAGATCATTTCAGAGGACAAAAACAAGGGATTGTTAGGGGGATCAAGTAG
- a CDS encoding DUF3502 domain-containing protein, whose translation MKGKKIASSLIAVLMLSGVLSACSSNNNEPANDAAATKAPETSANTGGVDTSKEAKLTYYLWGSEGVQNKAILGEINKKLKADLNATIEVKYIDWPDIATKYPLLFASGESFDMSHASPGAPVSYFTLASEGALVDITEMLDKVAPKLKAEIPDSAWQNTKYKGKIYGVPSLYSEYTPYGYAYRSDLLKKYGMDKITSIADMEKYMDNVVANESYPPINGKAEDAENMFRMLVDTTGMWLNAPGISLNELNLVTKSPEDYKTVFHPAFTQEFEDWAVKMREWADKGYWSKDVLSATLGGKDNFRAANSAGYLTHAQDWIGQYGADMKAQPESDPYFFTFAEANKKIKRKMGVDNSTVISTNSANPERALMVIEKFMTDESYYNLIQYGIEGKQYVIENGIKKFPAGYNEKTDGGGFAAWSLRNDKFVIPSDTENPVRNSLFAEWDKVAIDDPYNGFSFDPSNVTTEIASISNVNSQLGIQLMLGKTSKDPKEAVAEYRDQLKKAGIDKVIAEVEKQLAEFVPVN comes from the coding sequence ATGAAAGGTAAAAAGATTGCGTCTTCTTTAATTGCTGTCCTCATGCTTAGCGGAGTTTTGTCAGCCTGTTCCTCTAACAACAATGAGCCGGCTAATGATGCGGCAGCCACGAAAGCACCGGAAACTTCTGCTAACACAGGCGGAGTGGATACTTCCAAAGAAGCCAAGCTGACGTATTACCTGTGGGGCAGTGAAGGAGTTCAAAACAAGGCCATCCTCGGCGAGATTAATAAAAAGCTCAAGGCGGATCTCAACGCTACCATTGAAGTGAAGTATATTGACTGGCCGGATATTGCCACCAAATACCCGCTCTTATTCGCTTCCGGCGAAAGCTTTGATATGTCGCACGCTTCTCCGGGAGCACCGGTCTCCTATTTTACATTGGCTAGTGAAGGCGCACTGGTAGATATCACGGAGATGCTGGACAAGGTTGCGCCGAAGCTGAAGGCGGAAATTCCGGACAGCGCCTGGCAGAACACGAAATACAAAGGCAAAATATATGGTGTTCCGAGCTTGTACAGTGAATACACCCCTTACGGTTATGCCTACCGTTCAGACCTGCTGAAGAAATACGGCATGGACAAAATCACTTCGATTGCGGATATGGAAAAATATATGGATAACGTGGTCGCGAATGAATCCTACCCGCCGATTAACGGCAAGGCGGAAGATGCGGAGAACATGTTCAGAATGCTGGTCGATACTACGGGAATGTGGCTGAATGCACCGGGGATTTCTCTGAATGAGCTGAATCTCGTTACGAAGAGTCCCGAGGATTATAAAACCGTCTTCCATCCGGCTTTCACCCAGGAGTTCGAAGACTGGGCGGTGAAGATGCGTGAATGGGCGGATAAAGGCTACTGGAGCAAGGACGTGCTGTCTGCTACTCTGGGCGGCAAGGATAATTTCAGAGCCGCCAATTCTGCAGGTTATCTGACCCATGCCCAGGACTGGATCGGCCAATATGGTGCAGATATGAAGGCACAGCCGGAGTCGGATCCCTATTTCTTCACCTTCGCAGAAGCGAATAAGAAAATCAAACGTAAGATGGGTGTAGACAACTCGACGGTAATCAGCACCAATTCGGCTAATCCGGAACGTGCGCTGATGGTCATTGAGAAGTTCATGACGGATGAGAGCTACTACAACCTCATTCAATACGGTATTGAAGGCAAGCAGTATGTGATCGAAAACGGTATTAAGAAGTTCCCAGCAGGCTACAATGAAAAAACAGACGGCGGCGGCTTCGCAGCCTGGTCGCTCCGCAATGATAAGTTCGTGATTCCAAGCGATACCGAAAATCCGGTCCGTAACTCCCTGTTCGCAGAATGGGATAAAGTTGCAATCGATGATCCTTACAATGGCTTCAGCTTCGATCCATCCAATGTGACTACGGAAATTGCTTCGATCTCGAACGTAAATTCACAGCTGGGCATCCAGCTGATGCTGGGCAAAACCAGCAAAGATCCTAAGGAAGCCGTTGCAGAATACCGCGATCAGCTGAAAAAAGCAGGAATTGACAAGGTCATTGCCGAAGTAGAGAAGCAACTGGCTGAATTTGTTCCTGTCAACTAA
- a CDS encoding DUF6492 family protein codes for MSTTSAGSHVSGPSIDVLIPAIEKDLATLPYVIDSLRRYVRHPISHIYIVSPGSSRIREMCSRKGCIFVDETTVLPFTKKDIRYSSSRWNRSGWLYQQLLKLNGDHICRENYFLVIDADTVLIRPHRFRSEGKTVFYCRNWSQPEYFRTYRKLMGTAAPSPKSFVTHYMLFEKSKLTALKRTIEARHGMPWHAAILRSIDRKKQFGFSEFETYANYVYSGNRASVLLRNANNKALKTSASAVGTKQRRKLARTYRSISFHQRKGYSIPAKH; via the coding sequence ATGTCTACAACCTCAGCAGGCTCACACGTTAGCGGCCCTTCTATAGACGTACTAATCCCGGCCATTGAAAAGGATCTGGCCACCCTTCCCTATGTGATCGACAGTCTTCGCCGCTATGTACGCCACCCCATCAGCCACATCTATATCGTCTCACCCGGCAGCAGCAGAATCAGGGAAATGTGCTCTCGCAAAGGCTGTATTTTCGTCGATGAGACTACCGTTCTGCCGTTTACCAAAAAGGACATCCGTTATTCCTCCTCCCGCTGGAACCGTTCCGGGTGGCTGTATCAGCAGCTGCTTAAGCTGAATGGGGATCATATCTGCCGGGAAAATTATTTTTTGGTTATCGATGCCGATACGGTGCTGATTCGCCCCCACCGGTTCCGTTCAGAGGGTAAAACCGTCTTTTACTGCCGCAATTGGAGCCAGCCGGAATATTTCCGCACTTACCGGAAGCTGATGGGAACCGCCGCACCTTCTCCCAAATCCTTTGTGACGCATTATATGCTGTTTGAGAAATCTAAGCTTACCGCTTTAAAAAGAACCATTGAAGCCCGTCATGGAATGCCTTGGCATGCCGCCATTCTCCGCAGTATCGACAGGAAAAAGCAGTTCGGCTTTTCCGAATTTGAAACGTACGCCAATTATGTGTACAGCGGTAACCGTGCCTCGGTTCTGCTCAGAAATGCAAATAATAAAGCGCTAAAAACCTCAGCATCCGCCGTAGGAACCAAACAACGCCGGAAGCTGGCGCGTACCTACCGGTCCATTTCATTCCATCAGCGTAAGGGATACTCCATTCCAGCCAAGCATTAA
- a CDS encoding TetR/AcrR family transcriptional regulator, whose product MLGSAERRSREMELRRKDIIEAAEHVFFEKGYERSTMDDVAKQAEFSKRTLYAYFNSKEQIYFEIMIRGYRRLIGLLQDKLQGNNSFSAMEALWEITSVYYEFSCGEPHYFQAIIEYENSLVDFQNGIPDESRDECYALGEEALQFVKTALQKGVEDGSIRADLPVDQATMTLWASMLGIFSTVRTKKHYLERYYKIGPGEFIQESFHLLLRFLEPAQ is encoded by the coding sequence ATGTTGGGAAGCGCAGAACGAAGAAGCAGAGAGATGGAGCTTCGCAGGAAGGACATCATAGAAGCCGCAGAGCATGTATTTTTTGAAAAGGGCTATGAACGCTCTACTATGGATGATGTGGCCAAGCAGGCCGAATTCAGCAAAAGAACTCTGTACGCTTACTTTAACAGCAAGGAGCAGATTTATTTTGAAATTATGATCAGGGGGTACCGGCGCTTAATCGGCCTCTTACAAGACAAGCTTCAGGGGAACAACTCCTTTAGCGCAATGGAAGCACTCTGGGAGATTACCTCGGTTTACTATGAGTTTTCCTGCGGGGAGCCGCATTATTTTCAGGCCATTATTGAATATGAGAACAGCCTGGTTGATTTTCAGAACGGGATACCCGATGAGTCCAGGGACGAATGTTATGCGCTCGGGGAAGAAGCTCTGCAATTCGTGAAAACTGCACTGCAAAAAGGTGTGGAGGACGGCAGCATTCGTGCGGATCTGCCGGTGGATCAAGCCACAATGACCTTATGGGCCAGTATGCTTGGCATATTCAGCACGGTAAGGACCAAGAAGCATTACCTTGAGCGCTACTATAAAATCGGTCCCGGTGAATTCATCCAGGAATCGTTCCACCTGCTGCTCCGTTTCCTGGAACCGGCTCAATAA
- a CDS encoding Acg family FMN-binding oxidoreductase has protein sequence MKKAVKKSVSLVLISLSALVLLIVGILFYISGVLQKPAYLEPWNTTYAAQFGDPRIRLAAHGLLAASGHNMQPWRIALSGSEPMSLYLYADSSRMSKEADPLARQMMISQGTFLDYIDVAGQKLGYAVGLDLFPMGQYNEQTLAQSMDTYPVAKLTLRKRPPQDTPLYDDLFLPDTNRMAYSPVPLTRQQIEQLEAVSDDSGVSIRIVQDKANLDKLGHYAMQGAAIEAAAASVAKESEDIFRANEREKNQYRYGFSVEGQGTTGFMKHIMQGLVTLFPSMNSGKAAEDRLIQSVQTAVDSTPAYALILTKDNSRDSQVRSGIVYSRLILEAHQLGLAMQPLSQVLEEYLQMQEPYRAIHREYAPGGGTIQMLVRLGQPIKEAPLSMRREVTELLIPADAK, from the coding sequence ATGAAGAAAGCGGTGAAGAAATCTGTGAGTCTTGTTCTAATAAGTCTATCCGCCTTAGTGCTTCTTATCGTTGGCATTTTATTCTACATAAGCGGTGTTCTTCAGAAACCAGCCTATCTTGAACCGTGGAATACGACCTATGCTGCACAATTCGGCGATCCGCGGATCCGCCTGGCTGCACACGGCCTGCTTGCCGCAAGCGGACATAATATGCAGCCCTGGAGAATCGCGCTAAGCGGCAGTGAGCCGATGAGCTTGTACCTCTACGCAGACAGCAGTCGGATGAGCAAGGAGGCTGATCCGCTTGCACGGCAGATGATGATCTCCCAGGGAACCTTCCTGGACTATATCGATGTAGCCGGCCAAAAGCTGGGATATGCGGTTGGCTTAGACCTATTTCCCATGGGTCAATATAATGAGCAGACGCTCGCACAAAGTATGGATACTTACCCCGTTGCAAAACTAACGCTGCGAAAGCGCCCGCCCCAAGACACCCCGTTATATGATGACCTATTTCTCCCCGATACTAACCGGATGGCGTATTCGCCAGTTCCATTAACCAGGCAACAGATTGAACAGCTGGAAGCTGTCAGTGATGACAGCGGCGTGTCCATCCGCATTGTTCAGGACAAGGCTAACCTGGATAAGCTGGGCCATTATGCCATGCAGGGGGCTGCCATCGAGGCAGCGGCAGCATCTGTAGCCAAAGAATCCGAGGACATCTTCCGTGCGAATGAGCGCGAGAAAAATCAATACCGTTACGGGTTCTCCGTAGAGGGCCAAGGCACTACCGGCTTCATGAAACATATCATGCAGGGACTCGTCACCCTCTTCCCGTCCATGAACAGCGGAAAAGCTGCGGAGGACCGGCTGATCCAGTCTGTTCAGACAGCGGTGGACAGCACGCCGGCCTATGCCCTAATCCTAACCAAAGACAACAGCCGTGACAGTCAGGTACGAAGCGGAATCGTATACAGCCGGCTGATTCTGGAGGCACATCAGCTGGGGCTGGCCATGCAGCCGCTCAGCCAGGTACTGGAGGAATATCTGCAGATGCAGGAGCCTTACCGGGCCATTCACCGGGAATACGCCCCAGGTGGCGGTACAATCCAGATGCTGGTGCGCTTGGGCCAGCCTATTAAAGAGGCTCCGCTCAGCATGCGCCGTGAGGTAACGGAGCTGCTTATCCCCGCTGATGCCAAGTAA
- a CDS encoding Gfo/Idh/MocA family protein — protein MNKPVRFGIIGSGWRANCYITLAPKHPQQFQVTGLWIRNPSKYQNLIDKWKLPVYSSIESLAADSDFVVLAVSKDAAVSLLLELNALKIPVLAETPTAATLPDYERLLPIAGSTSIQVAEQYPLHPHHQARAALIQAGFLGQVCHVQASVAHGYHGISLIRKWLSVSEVSCEITARRLEVLIMDFSYRGKEAEDTLKMEQQDIAIMVFPSGKSAVLDFTRSQYFSPLRTNRVLIRGSHGEIRDNDIVRRLGTDETEYLQLKRIQGGQEGSLESLALYELRAGQQCLFRNPFHPSPLSDEEIAMAQSLLNMADYLQTGISSYSLSDALKDVRVSLAIEEAITLGRTVTLQ, from the coding sequence ATGAATAAACCTGTTCGTTTTGGGATTATCGGTAGCGGCTGGAGGGCAAATTGTTATATAACGCTGGCTCCAAAACATCCGCAGCAATTTCAGGTCACCGGCTTATGGATTCGCAACCCTTCCAAATACCAGAATCTAATCGACAAATGGAAGCTGCCTGTCTACAGTTCAATCGAAAGTCTTGCTGCTGACAGCGACTTTGTGGTCTTGGCGGTATCTAAGGACGCTGCTGTCTCTTTACTATTAGAATTGAATGCCTTAAAAATACCGGTGCTAGCCGAAACTCCAACTGCTGCAACGCTTCCCGATTATGAGAGACTCCTCCCCATAGCCGGTTCCACCTCTATCCAGGTTGCAGAGCAGTATCCGCTTCATCCTCACCATCAGGCCAGAGCAGCATTGATTCAAGCCGGATTTCTCGGACAGGTATGCCATGTTCAAGCCTCTGTGGCGCATGGTTACCATGGTATCAGCCTGATCCGCAAATGGCTCTCCGTCTCTGAAGTATCATGTGAAATCACAGCCCGCCGGCTCGAGGTTCTCATCATGGACTTTTCATACAGAGGCAAAGAGGCCGAAGATACCTTGAAGATGGAGCAGCAGGATATCGCCATTATGGTTTTCCCGTCCGGCAAAAGCGCCGTGCTGGATTTTACACGCTCACAATATTTTTCTCCGCTCCGCACTAACCGGGTCCTCATCCGCGGTTCACATGGTGAAATCCGTGATAATGATATTGTCCGACGTCTGGGTACCGATGAAACAGAATACCTCCAACTGAAACGGATACAAGGAGGACAGGAGGGAAGTTTGGAAAGTCTCGCACTCTATGAATTGCGGGCAGGCCAGCAGTGTCTGTTCCGGAATCCCTTTCATCCTTCCCCTTTGTCCGATGAAGAGATTGCCATGGCTCAATCCTTGTTAAATATGGCGGACTACCTGCAGACGGGAATCTCATCCTACTCCTTATCTGATGCATTAAAGGATGTAAGGGTATCACTGGCGATAGAAGAGGCCATCACTCTCGGGCGTACTGTAACCTTGCAATAA
- a CDS encoding LacI family DNA-binding transcriptional regulator has translation MDVNIKDIARISGVGISTVSRVINNKGLVSKATREKVLSVVKEYNYIPNSNARNLKTTQSKNIALMVKGITNPFFSNMIKEIERQVNLRGYPFLIQQVEDGTDEINAAIQLVKEKNLCGIIFMGGTYNHSEEKFKQLTVPFVLTTITSTQEVDPAIFSSVIINELKEAYKATNYLISLGHTRIGFLAKSPLLDETTGNRRFLGYKQALEEHGLPYDAGLVEDCEYSPSSGFNAARRLLNKNKGLTAMFAASDTIAIGAAKAVLTAGLSIPDDISIIGFDGIEMAEYYHPSLDTISQPGTEMALSSVGVLFDLISGRSSHQHIVYDAVLLKRGSCKMIN, from the coding sequence GTGGACGTAAATATCAAGGATATCGCGCGGATTTCCGGTGTGGGCATCTCAACGGTTTCCAGGGTAATCAATAACAAGGGACTCGTTAGCAAAGCCACGCGGGAAAAAGTGCTGAGTGTAGTCAAGGAATACAATTACATTCCCAATTCCAACGCGCGGAATTTGAAAACAACACAGTCTAAGAATATAGCACTGATGGTCAAAGGGATCACCAATCCGTTCTTTTCCAATATGATCAAGGAAATTGAACGGCAGGTTAATCTGCGCGGATATCCGTTTCTGATCCAGCAGGTGGAGGATGGAACGGATGAGATCAATGCGGCCATCCAGCTGGTGAAGGAGAAGAATCTGTGCGGGATTATCTTCATGGGCGGAACCTACAATCATTCCGAGGAGAAGTTCAAGCAGCTGACGGTTCCGTTTGTGCTGACGACTATCACCTCTACGCAGGAAGTGGACCCGGCCATCTTTTCCAGTGTGATTATCAATGAGTTGAAGGAAGCCTATAAAGCCACCAATTATCTGATCTCCCTCGGGCATACAAGGATCGGATTCCTGGCGAAGTCTCCTTTATTGGATGAGACGACAGGCAACCGGCGGTTTCTGGGCTACAAGCAAGCGCTCGAAGAGCATGGCCTGCCTTACGATGCCGGGCTAGTCGAGGACTGCGAATATAGTCCGAGCTCGGGCTTCAATGCCGCGCGGAGACTGCTGAATAAGAACAAGGGACTTACAGCAATGTTCGCCGCTTCGGATACGATTGCGATCGGTGCAGCCAAAGCGGTGCTTACCGCCGGTCTGTCGATCCCGGATGATATCTCGATCATCGGCTTTGACGGGATCGAAATGGCTGAATATTATCATCCTTCGCTCGATACCATCAGCCAGCCGGGTACCGAAATGGCTCTATCCAGTGTGGGTGTCCTGTTCGACCTCATTTCCGGACGGTCAAGCCATCAGCATATTGTTTATGATGCGGTGTTGCTCAAACGAGGCTCCTGCAAGATGATTAACTGA
- a CDS encoding DUF817 domain-containing protein, translated as MIPLKPVIQLLHFGYHQAMSCIFPVAIFGTLALSGMVEIPFIYRYDAVLIILLTVQYLMYRSGLETWDEIKVICVFHLIGLLLEIYKVSMGSWSYPEPGLTKIFGVPLYSGFMYASVASFMCQIWRRLKMDMTGWPGLASAWILGGAIYLNFFTHHFLPDFRWLLTALVFVVFWRTWIIYRVRSVTYRMPLSLAFIIVGFFIWLAENIATFFNAWKYPDQQQAWHLVSYGKISSWFLLVIISVIIVAQLKHVKAGMGKS; from the coding sequence ATGATACCACTGAAACCCGTCATACAGCTGCTGCATTTTGGCTATCATCAGGCGATGAGCTGTATTTTTCCTGTTGCAATCTTTGGAACCCTGGCGCTTTCCGGCATGGTTGAGATCCCTTTCATCTACCGTTATGATGCTGTGCTGATTATACTCCTAACTGTGCAGTATCTGATGTACCGCAGCGGACTCGAAACTTGGGATGAAATCAAAGTAATCTGTGTATTCCATTTGATTGGCCTGCTTCTGGAAATCTATAAGGTCAGTATGGGATCCTGGTCCTACCCTGAGCCCGGGCTTACAAAGATATTTGGTGTCCCGCTCTATAGCGGATTCATGTATGCGAGTGTTGCAAGCTTTATGTGCCAGATCTGGCGCAGGCTGAAGATGGACATGACCGGCTGGCCGGGGCTTGCATCTGCGTGGATACTTGGAGGCGCCATCTATCTGAACTTCTTCACCCATCATTTTCTTCCAGATTTCCGCTGGCTGCTGACCGCCCTTGTGTTCGTTGTCTTTTGGAGAACCTGGATCATTTACCGGGTACGCTCCGTAACCTACCGGATGCCGTTATCACTGGCTTTTATCATCGTCGGATTTTTTATCTGGCTGGCCGAGAATATTGCTACCTTTTTTAATGCCTGGAAATATCCTGACCAGCAGCAGGCCTGGCACCTCGTCAGCTACGGCAAGATCAGCTCGTGGTTCCTGCTTGTCATTATTAGCGTCATTATTGTAGCCCAGTTAAAACATGTTAAAGCGGGGATGGGGAAGTCATAA
- a CDS encoding SDR family oxidoreductase: MQKKWVVVTGADRGVGLSLVKQLLDQGYHVFAGQFQQENDNALGQLKASHKERLQVLQLDISSEDSVKLALDEVSAVTDRVDILINNGAVLGDIQATVQEELDFAEMEQVFRVNTLGALRMSNGFIEPLLRSESRLIVNISSEAGSIGACRRTSWYAYCMSKAALNMQSQLIHNGISGQGGKVMVIHPGHVQTYMQGKLDEAGSLTPDESAAYILQRIENRLKQDEEGLELTLTDYAGNTLPW; this comes from the coding sequence ATGCAAAAGAAATGGGTTGTGGTAACCGGCGCAGACAGGGGTGTAGGACTCAGTCTGGTTAAGCAGCTGCTGGATCAGGGTTATCATGTGTTTGCCGGGCAGTTTCAACAAGAGAATGATAATGCACTCGGTCAGCTTAAGGCAAGCCATAAAGAGCGGCTGCAGGTACTGCAGCTGGATATAAGCAGTGAAGATAGTGTGAAGCTTGCGCTGGACGAAGTCTCAGCAGTTACGGACCGGGTGGACATTCTGATTAACAATGGTGCGGTTCTGGGGGATATACAGGCTACGGTGCAGGAAGAGCTGGATTTTGCAGAAATGGAGCAGGTATTCCGGGTAAATACGCTGGGAGCGCTACGGATGTCGAATGGCTTCATTGAACCGCTTCTGCGCAGCGAGAGCAGGCTAATCGTTAATATTTCCTCAGAGGCCGGGAGCATCGGAGCCTGCCGGCGTACCAGCTGGTACGCCTATTGTATGTCCAAGGCAGCGCTCAATATGCAGTCTCAGCTGATCCACAATGGGATCTCGGGGCAGGGCGGTAAGGTGATGGTCATTCATCCGGGGCATGTGCAGACTTATATGCAGGGGAAGCTGGACGAGGCAGGGAGTCTCACTCCTGATGAATCGGCCGCATATATTCTGCAACGGATTGAGAACCGCCTGAAGCAGGATGAAGAGGGGCTGGAGCTTACGCTAACCGATTATGCCGGAAATACGCTGCCGTGGTAG
- a CDS encoding Na+/H+ antiporter produces MELFEYILLMLAALAVSNLVNRFIPSVSVPIIQIALGMAITWLPLHYEVILNPELFLLLFIAPLLFNDGRHADKEALWKLKKPILLLALGLVFLTVGAVGYFVHALLPVIPLAASFALAAALAPTDAVAVGALEQKVKIPHRTMQILEGESLINDASGLVSFQFAAAAMVTGMFSFKSAGLSFISISLGGVALGLLLTLVKYGVVKWLRRLGMENVTLHMLIEILTPFMIFMAAEELGVNGILAVVAAGIAHSFSYKKMNPEVAKLRVVSKSTWSVIIFVLNGLVFLLLGTQLPEIIQTIWNSPEIGNFKVVMYTLLLTAAVLGLRLIWVLLIDVPEDGGERSSGKGRFKKALILCLSGVRGTITLASTLSLPFYLNDGTAFPSRDLIIFLASGVILWTLLASNYLLPLLLGKEPATAQEEEEVQAKIEILRNVVAGLNDLTTDQNRLAAVQLINTYTSRIRTLRKDDRSDNMQRALGLSVLQWERENTLLALERKEVDPYTGYRYLRRINQMLYMSTKDARYKRELFPVKQWDDVVGILQQARLSFRERRAERTRLRIQNISYVLKQLNALLAEGKPEMETVSAFILQYERMLLRLNRNQSGTGTREDYDLSLQELARAGIQLERDNLQAMFETGRISRQGMKEMKRDILFMEHDLREEAV; encoded by the coding sequence TTGGAATTGTTTGAATATATTTTACTCATGCTGGCAGCGCTGGCGGTATCCAATCTGGTGAACCGGTTTATTCCGTCGGTCTCTGTGCCGATTATCCAAATCGCGCTCGGAATGGCGATCACCTGGCTGCCCCTGCATTATGAAGTGATATTAAACCCGGAGCTGTTTCTGCTGCTGTTCATTGCACCGCTGCTGTTCAATGACGGAAGGCACGCGGATAAAGAGGCGCTTTGGAAGCTGAAGAAGCCCATTCTTTTGCTGGCGTTGGGTCTCGTGTTCCTAACGGTCGGTGCTGTGGGGTATTTTGTACACGCTCTGCTTCCGGTGATCCCGCTGGCGGCGTCCTTTGCGCTGGCGGCAGCCCTGGCGCCTACGGATGCTGTGGCCGTGGGTGCGCTGGAGCAGAAGGTCAAAATCCCTCACCGGACGATGCAGATCCTCGAAGGAGAATCTTTGATTAATGATGCATCGGGTCTGGTATCCTTTCAATTTGCCGCAGCCGCTATGGTTACCGGAATGTTCTCCTTCAAGTCCGCCGGGCTCAGCTTTATTTCCATCTCACTTGGCGGGGTGGCCCTGGGTCTTCTGCTCACACTGGTGAAATATGGAGTGGTAAAATGGCTGCGCAGACTCGGCATGGAGAACGTTACACTCCATATGCTGATTGAGATTCTGACACCCTTTATGATATTTATGGCGGCAGAAGAACTGGGGGTCAACGGCATTCTTGCCGTAGTCGCTGCAGGGATTGCCCATTCTTTCAGCTATAAGAAAATGAATCCCGAGGTAGCCAAGCTGCGGGTTGTCTCCAAAAGCACCTGGTCCGTTATCATCTTTGTACTGAACGGCCTGGTCTTCCTGCTGCTCGGCACACAGCTGCCGGAGATTATTCAGACGATTTGGAACAGCCCGGAAATCGGGAATTTCAAAGTCGTGATGTACACTCTATTGTTGACAGCAGCCGTACTCGGGCTGCGGCTGATTTGGGTACTTCTAATAGATGTCCCGGAGGACGGCGGAGAACGCAGCTCGGGGAAGGGCAGATTCAAAAAGGCGCTGATCCTCTGCCTGTCGGGCGTCCGGGGAACGATCACACTGGCGAGTACGTTGTCATTGCCGTTTTATCTTAATGATGGAACTGCCTTTCCATCGAGGGATCTCATCATCTTCCTGGCGTCCGGCGTGATTTTGTGGACACTGCTGGCCTCCAATTATCTGCTGCCGCTGCTGCTCGGGAAAGAGCCGGCAACGGCGCAGGAAGAAGAGGAGGTACAGGCCAAAATTGAGATTCTGAGAAATGTGGTTGCCGGCTTAAACGATCTGACCACAGACCAGAACCGGCTGGCTGCCGTTCAGCTCATCAATACGTATACCTCCAGAATCCGCACGCTCCGGAAGGACGACAGAAGTGATAACATGCAGCGTGCCCTGGGCCTGTCGGTCCTGCAATGGGAACGGGAGAACACGCTGCTTGCGCTGGAGCGGAAAGAAGTCGATCCTTATACCGGCTACCGGTATTTGAGAAGAATTAACCAGATGCTGTATATGAGTACGAAGGATGCCCGGTATAAAAGAGAGTTGTTCCCTGTTAAGCAATGGGATGATGTGGTTGGCATCCTGCAGCAGGCCCGCCTAAGCTTCCGCGAAAGACGAGCCGAACGGACCAGACTCAGAATTCAAAACATTTCTTATGTACTCAAACAGCTAAACGCGCTCCTTGCGGAGGGAAAGCCTGAGATGGAAACGGTCAGTGCATTCATTCTGCAATATGAACGGATGTTGCTTCGTCTGAACAGAAATCAATCAGGTACTGGCACCCGCGAGGATTACGATCTGTCATTGCAGGAGCTGGCCCGGGCCGGAATTCAGCTGGAGCGGGACAACCTTCAGGCCATGTTCGAGACCGGACGAATCTCCAGACAGGGCATGAAGGAAATGAAGCGCGACATCCTCTTCATGGAGCATGATCTGCGGGAAGAAGCGGTTTAG